The following nucleotide sequence is from Acidobacteriota bacterium.
TGCTGAAATTGCGCAACCCCAGGCCCAGCAACACCACGGCACAGGTCGGGTTAGCAGCCATTTCACCGCAGATTTGCACCAGCGTTCCGGCAACTTTTCCAGCGTCAACCACCTGTTTCAGGCTGCGAATGACCGCCGGGTGGAGTGGTTCATAGAGGTGGGCGACTTGTGGATTGGCACGATCAACCGCCAGCGTATGTTGAATCAGGTCATTGCTGCCGATACTGAGAAAATCGGCTTCCCGAGCCAGCAGGTCAATAATCATGACCGCCGAGGGAATTTCAACCATCACGCCAACCGGGAGGTGCGCCGCGTGGGGGATTCGCGCCTGTTCCAGTTCGGCTTTCACCTGGGCAATCAACTGGCGCGCAGCCCGAACTTCACTCACACAGGAAACCTTCGGCAACATCACACTCAACCGACCAAAGGCCCCGGCACGGTAAATGGCCCGCAACTGATCGCGAAAAATATCCTGGGATTTCAGTGTAAACCGAATGCCCTGCAGCCCCAACGCCGGATTGCGTTCGTCTCCAAACAAATCACTGGCTTTGATTTTGTCGCTCCCCAGGTCAATGGTTCGAATGACAACCCCTTCGGGTCCAGTTGATTCAACCAGTTGGCGGTAAACCTGAAACTGTTCCTCTTCGGAAATCAACCGGGGAAGTTCATTCAAAAAGATAAACTCGGATCGAAATAACCCGATGCCATGCGCGCCAGACTTTTGCAGCGAAGGTAACTCTGAGACCAGTTCCAGGTTAGCCCGTAACACACAGGTTTCACTATCAAGCGTCACCGCCGGCAAGCCGGCATGTTCGAGCGCATCCCGTTTTTGTCGCTCATCCTGATCCAATCGGTTTTGATAATGGCGGTGCGTGGCATCTGTCGGATTCAAAATAACGCAATCGTGGGTGCCATCCACAATGATCGGGTCGCCAGTGTGTACCTGGGCGGCAAAACTCCCCAATCCAAGCACTGACGGAACGCCGAGGCTGCGGGCAATGATCGCCGTGTGTGACGTCCAGCCTCCGGCATCGGTCGCAATCCCCAGCACATTGGTCAAATCAAGTTCGGCAAGCACAGTCGGCAGCAAATCTTCGGCCACCACCACCGACGGCTGAGTCAGGTGCAGGTTGCTGGTGCGACGACCAGAGAGGACATCAATCAGCCGATTGGCGACGTCTTCGATATCGCTGGTACGCTCGCGCAGGTATTCATCCTGGATTGACTCATAGGCCGAAAGCCACTTTGAGACCGCCAGTTTGACGCCCCACTCGGCGTTGACCTGATTTTCGTTGATTTGTTCCTCGATGCTTTTGACCAGGAGTGGATCTTCAAGCATGAGAATATGCGGGTCGAGGATGTAGCCGTGACTGACGCCAAACTCACGCTGCATGCGCTGTTTGATCCGTTCCAGATGATGGCGGGCTACCTGGACGGCGCGATGCAACCGCTT
It contains:
- the ptsP gene encoding phosphoenolpyruvate--protein phosphotransferase, producing MSTSRPEQIEQRVQGLGVSVGIAIGTAVRMDAHGRQALFVRILPNRIPHEIKRLHRAVQVARHHLERIKQRMQREFGVSHGYILDPHILMLEDPLLVKSIEEQINENQVNAEWGVKLAVSKWLSAYESIQDEYLRERTSDIEDVANRLIDVLSGRRTSNLHLTQPSVVVAEDLLPTVLAELDLTNVLGIATDAGGWTSHTAIIARSLGVPSVLGLGSFAAQVHTGDPIIVDGTHDCVILNPTDATHRHYQNRLDQDERQKRDALEHAGLPAVTLDSETCVLRANLELVSELPSLQKSGAHGIGLFRSEFIFLNELPRLISEEEQFQVYRQLVESTGPEGVVIRTIDLGSDKIKASDLFGDERNPALGLQGIRFTLKSQDIFRDQLRAIYRAGAFGRLSVMLPKVSCVSEVRAARQLIAQVKAELEQARIPHAAHLPVGVMVEIPSAVMIIDLLAREADFLSIGSNDLIQHTLAVDRANPQVAHLYEPLHPAVIRSLKQVVDAGKVAGTLVQICGEMAANPTCAVVLLGLGLRNFSMSPSAIPNIKRLVRSVRISEVERLVTRVMELDTPRAIELFLEGELSKSVPHFFPNSH